One window from the genome of Acuticoccus sp. I52.16.1 encodes:
- the rpiA gene encoding ribose-5-phosphate isomerase RpiA — protein sequence MSDAKRRVAEAAAELVEPGMRLGIGTGSTAAFFIEALGRRVTGGLEIPPAAATSRATEDAARKAGIPLVDMMGPNAPRELDLAVDGADEVDPELRLIKGGGASLLREKIVEALAARLVVIVDASKVVDRLGAFPLPVEIVPFGWASTAHLIRDRLGVEPKLRQVRGETLKTDNGNFIVDCAFGSIADPEAAAHTLSQIPGVVEHGLFLGMASEALVSDGHDVRRLAPA from the coding sequence GAGCCGGGGATGCGGCTGGGCATCGGTACCGGCTCGACCGCGGCCTTTTTCATCGAGGCGCTGGGCCGCCGCGTGACGGGTGGACTGGAGATCCCGCCCGCCGCGGCGACCTCGCGCGCCACCGAGGACGCCGCCCGCAAGGCAGGCATCCCGCTTGTGGACATGATGGGCCCGAACGCCCCCCGCGAACTGGACCTCGCGGTCGACGGTGCGGACGAGGTGGACCCCGAGCTGCGCCTCATCAAGGGCGGCGGCGCCTCACTCCTGCGCGAGAAGATCGTCGAGGCGCTGGCAGCGCGGCTGGTGGTCATCGTCGACGCCTCGAAGGTGGTGGATCGGCTCGGCGCGTTCCCGCTGCCGGTGGAGATCGTGCCGTTCGGCTGGGCCTCCACCGCGCACCTCATCCGCGACCGGCTCGGCGTGGAGCCGAAGCTGCGGCAGGTCCGCGGCGAGACGCTGAAGACCGACAACGGCAACTTCATCGTCGACTGCGCGTTCGGCTCGATCGCCGACCCGGAAGCCGCGGCACACACGCTCAGCCAGATTCCGGGCGTGGTGGAGCACGGGCTCTTTCTCGGCATGGCGAGCGAGGCGCTGGTATCCGACGGCCACGACGTGAGGCGGCTGGCGCCGGCCTGA
- a CDS encoding TRAP transporter large permease subunit, with protein MALPERCPAWVRRILAIPRLLERAANLAAALLLCALVAALALNVAARAFDLSIVGAALVAGWAFSALAFATLPALLAHDEAGPRAIVAAAIAGFATATLAAGLVDAASRVGGVEPVLAIPRAWRYAAAAGFSGLALVAALRRPWSALGLALGVAVSTLPLAPQPPLIGAAVFAAALACRTPVALALVAGVAVSPGHLSEAALAQNLMRGLSPYVLLAIPLFILAAGLMLAGGIGERLVAASAWFAGRRRSALGEANVFASTFFGGVSGSSIADAALGARLLVPAMIAAGYPAARAAAITAASAVLPNVLPPSIALLLAAAATDQSVGALWVAGLGAGLVLAAMLWASVRFTPVGPPAPAATKPPTAPATTPERSATDRRGPPRTTPGASPAPLAEPPGAKVLWGLLPPVLIAVAVLGGLRLGVVTSVEAGLLAVGMALLFAIPAGMRPILAAVWDCALQSGRVALLIGAATPVGFVFATSGIDAAALLPDGPAVVQLLAASLIALLVGTVLDVGAAILLLLPVLVPAIGGDTIHTTLVVTVALLLGGLTPPVGILVLVVKDATQIGGVYRAVLPYLLALIAGLIALIAMPALTSGLAGLV; from the coding sequence ATGGCCCTCCCCGAGCGGTGCCCCGCCTGGGTGCGCCGCATCCTCGCCATACCGCGTCTGCTCGAACGGGCCGCGAACCTCGCGGCGGCGCTGCTCCTGTGTGCCCTCGTCGCGGCGCTGGCGCTGAACGTCGCGGCCCGCGCGTTCGACCTTTCGATCGTCGGCGCGGCGCTGGTGGCGGGGTGGGCCTTCAGCGCCCTCGCCTTCGCGACGCTGCCGGCCCTCCTCGCCCACGACGAAGCCGGGCCGCGGGCGATCGTCGCCGCCGCCATCGCCGGGTTCGCCACCGCGACGCTCGCCGCCGGTCTCGTAGACGCCGCGAGCCGCGTCGGCGGGGTGGAGCCGGTGCTGGCGATCCCGCGGGCGTGGCGCTACGCCGCGGCGGCGGGATTTTCGGGGCTGGCGCTGGTCGCGGCGCTGCGGCGTCCGTGGTCGGCCCTGGGGCTGGCGCTGGGGGTCGCGGTCAGCACACTGCCGCTGGCACCGCAGCCGCCGCTGATCGGCGCGGCGGTGTTCGCGGCCGCACTGGCCTGCCGCACGCCGGTCGCGCTGGCGCTGGTGGCGGGCGTTGCGGTCTCGCCCGGACATCTCTCGGAGGCGGCGCTGGCGCAGAACCTCATGCGCGGCCTCTCGCCCTACGTCCTCCTCGCGATCCCGCTCTTCATCCTCGCGGCGGGGCTGATGCTGGCGGGCGGCATCGGTGAGCGGCTGGTCGCGGCGTCGGCCTGGTTCGCCGGCCGCCGGCGCAGCGCGCTGGGCGAGGCGAACGTGTTCGCCAGCACCTTCTTCGGCGGCGTCTCCGGCTCGTCAATTGCCGACGCGGCACTGGGCGCGCGCCTGCTGGTGCCGGCGATGATCGCGGCCGGCTACCCCGCCGCGCGCGCGGCGGCGATCACCGCCGCGTCGGCAGTCCTGCCCAACGTGTTGCCCCCGTCGATCGCGCTGCTGCTGGCGGCGGCCGCGACCGATCAGTCCGTCGGCGCGCTTTGGGTCGCGGGCCTGGGCGCGGGTCTCGTCCTCGCCGCGATGCTGTGGGCGTCGGTGCGCTTCACGCCCGTCGGCCCGCCCGCCCCCGCCGCGACGAAACCGCCGACGGCGCCTGCGACGACGCCTGAACGCTCCGCGACGGATCGCCGCGGCCCGCCCCGGACCACGCCCGGCGCATCGCCCGCTCCGCTCGCGGAGCCGCCCGGCGCCAAGGTGCTGTGGGGGTTGCTGCCGCCCGTCCTCATCGCCGTGGCGGTGCTCGGCGGGTTGCGCCTCGGCGTCGTCACCTCGGTGGAGGCGGGGCTCCTGGCGGTGGGCATGGCGCTGCTCTTCGCGATCCCGGCCGGCATGCGCCCGATCCTCGCCGCCGTGTGGGATTGCGCGCTCCAGTCCGGCCGCGTCGCCCTCCTGATCGGCGCGGCAACCCCGGTCGGCTTCGTCTTCGCCACCAGCGGGATCGACGCGGCGGCCCTGCTTCCGGACGGCCCCGCTGTAGTGCAGCTCCTCGCCGCCTCGCTCATTGCCCTCCTCGTCGGCACCGTGCTCGACGTCGGCGCGGCGATCCTCCTGCTTCTCCCGGTCCTCGTCCCGGCGATCGGCGGCGACACCATCCACACCACCCTCGTCGTCACCGTGGCGCTGCTGCTAGGGGGCCTGACGCCCCCGGTCGGCATACTTGTGTTGGTGGTTAAAGATGCGACACAGATTGGGGGCGTCTACAGAGCGGTGTTGCCCTATCTGTTGGCGCTGATCGCCGGGCTGATCGCGCTGATCGCGATGCCCGCGCTCACCTCCGGCCTCGCCGGACTGGTCTGA
- a CDS encoding TRAP transporter substrate-binding protein, whose product MFRIIAAAMVAASLAAPLPALAQDSLTVTSQYGPEKPQSKFWERFAALVEAARPGIYKFNIVTNGALGGEKEEAEGVRLGSITGALSTVANLTTWVPDGAVLDLPFVFDGREHIMAAMKGPLGKQLRAAYRAEGFETPAFIIFGARHLLSDRPLTKPEDVKGLTMRVLESDLHIALWRYLGAEPTALPITETYTALGTGVVEAMDLTKSGYEALKLFEVAPVLSETAHIWAIGVVYFDRNFWESLPEKDQALFEEAAQKAAAYFNTLAEEEQDEAMRRAIGQRAEMVEVDQGPWREAVGPFVQDYVGTLSGSAAEALRAIEAAR is encoded by the coding sequence ATGTTCCGCATCATTGCCGCCGCGATGGTCGCGGCCTCTCTCGCAGCGCCGCTGCCGGCGCTGGCGCAGGACAGCCTGACCGTCACCTCGCAATACGGACCCGAGAAGCCGCAGAGCAAGTTCTGGGAGCGCTTCGCCGCCCTTGTCGAGGCGGCACGCCCCGGCATCTACAAGTTCAACATCGTCACCAACGGCGCGCTGGGCGGCGAGAAGGAGGAAGCCGAGGGCGTGCGCCTCGGCTCCATCACCGGCGCGCTGTCGACCGTCGCCAACCTCACCACCTGGGTGCCGGACGGTGCGGTGCTCGACCTCCCCTTCGTGTTCGATGGGCGCGAGCACATCATGGCCGCCATGAAGGGCCCGCTCGGCAAGCAGCTGCGCGCCGCCTACCGCGCCGAGGGGTTCGAGACGCCGGCTTTCATCATCTTCGGCGCCCGCCACCTCCTGTCCGACCGCCCGCTGACCAAGCCGGAGGACGTGAAGGGCCTCACCATGCGCGTGCTGGAGAGCGACCTCCACATCGCCCTGTGGCGCTACCTCGGAGCCGAGCCGACGGCGCTGCCGATCACCGAGACCTACACCGCGCTCGGCACCGGCGTCGTCGAGGCGATGGACCTCACCAAGTCCGGATACGAGGCGCTGAAGCTCTTCGAGGTGGCACCGGTCCTGTCGGAGACGGCGCACATCTGGGCGATCGGCGTCGTCTACTTCGACCGCAACTTCTGGGAGAGTCTGCCGGAGAAGGATCAGGCGCTGTTCGAGGAGGCGGCGCAGAAGGCGGCCGCCTACTTCAACACCCTCGCCGAAGAGGAGCAGGACGAGGCGATGCGCCGCGCCATCGGCCAGCGCGCCGAGATGGTGGAGGTCGACCAGGGGCCCTGGCGCGAGGCCGTGGGCCCGTTCGTGCAAGATTATGTCGGCACGCTCTCCGGGTCGGCGGCGGAGGCACTCCGGGCGATCGAGGCGGCCCGTTGA
- a CDS encoding dipeptidase encodes MNQRIFDGHNDVLLRLWRRDRTGERFFGSNAEGHVDLVRARQGGLAGGIFATFVMDEPGTGRTATQGSVDAPPVGLAQERALQVTLAQLAIAFRIERRSKGEVRICRTSAEVQAAVDAGTFAMMLHMEGAEAIGPDLDELETLYAAGVRSLGLVWSRPTVFGYGVPFRFPSSPDIGEGLTERGVALVTACNELGVMVDCSHLNEKGFWDVVRVSRAPVVATHSNAHVLSPCSRNLTDAQMDAIRDSEGVAGLNFATSFLRDDGRRDPNTSLDTMRRHLDHMLEKLGPRGVALGSDFDGAFLPSGIGDATGLPRLVAAMRAGGYSNDLIDAICYRNWLDVMIRTQSLGRGTAPAPAH; translated from the coding sequence ATGAATCAACGCATCTTCGATGGGCACAACGACGTGCTTCTGCGTCTCTGGCGCCGCGATCGCACCGGTGAACGGTTCTTCGGCAGCAACGCCGAGGGGCACGTCGACCTCGTGCGCGCGCGCCAGGGAGGCCTCGCCGGCGGGATCTTCGCCACCTTCGTGATGGACGAGCCCGGGACGGGTCGCACCGCGACGCAAGGCAGCGTCGACGCGCCCCCCGTCGGCCTCGCCCAGGAGCGCGCCTTGCAGGTGACGCTGGCGCAGCTCGCCATCGCCTTCCGCATCGAGCGTCGCTCCAAAGGCGAAGTCCGGATCTGCCGCACCTCCGCCGAAGTGCAGGCCGCGGTCGACGCCGGAACCTTCGCGATGATGCTGCACATGGAAGGCGCGGAGGCCATCGGCCCCGACCTCGACGAACTCGAGACGCTCTATGCCGCGGGCGTGCGCTCGCTCGGCCTGGTGTGGAGCCGGCCGACCGTGTTCGGCTACGGCGTCCCCTTCCGCTTCCCCTCCTCGCCCGACATCGGCGAGGGGCTGACGGAACGCGGCGTCGCCCTCGTCACGGCCTGCAACGAGCTGGGCGTGATGGTCGATTGCAGCCACCTCAACGAGAAGGGCTTCTGGGACGTGGTGCGCGTCAGCCGGGCGCCGGTGGTCGCGACCCACTCCAACGCGCACGTCCTCTCCCCCTGCTCGCGCAACCTGACCGACGCGCAGATGGACGCCATTCGCGACAGCGAGGGCGTCGCCGGGCTCAACTTCGCCACCTCGTTCCTGCGCGACGATGGCCGGCGCGACCCCAACACCTCGCTCGACACCATGCGCCGGCACCTCGACCATATGCTCGAGAAACTCGGGCCCCGCGGTGTCGCCCTCGGGTCGGACTTCGACGGGGCGTTCCTGCCCTCCGGTATCGGCGACGCGACGGGGCTGCCGCGGCTGGTCGCGGCGATGCGGGCCGGCGGCTACTCGAACGACCTGATCGACGCCATCTGCTACCGCAATTGGCTCGACGTTATGATTAGGACACAATCGCTCGGCCGTGGAACGGCGCCTGCTCCCGCACATTGA
- a CDS encoding host attachment family protein gives MRTIPADAWVMVGDGEKALFLKNGNDGGFPHLTVVREVEHENPPNREQGSDSPGRRHDNGPGHKSAVEETDWHRLEKERFAKEIAERLYKAAHRGEYDKLIIAAPPTVLGELRKSLHKEVEERIVFDVAKELTNRPIDEIEKALTKEH, from the coding sequence ATGCGTACGATCCCAGCCGACGCCTGGGTCATGGTCGGAGACGGCGAGAAGGCCCTCTTCCTGAAGAACGGCAACGATGGCGGGTTCCCCCACCTCACCGTCGTGCGCGAGGTGGAGCACGAGAACCCGCCCAACCGCGAGCAGGGCAGCGACAGCCCCGGCCGCCGGCACGACAACGGTCCCGGTCACAAGAGCGCCGTCGAAGAGACGGACTGGCACCGCCTGGAAAAGGAGCGGTTCGCCAAGGAGATCGCCGAGCGTCTCTACAAGGCCGCCCACCGCGGCGAGTACGACAAGCTCATCATCGCCGCCCCGCCGACGGTCCTGGGAGAGTTGCGCAAGTCGCTCCACAAGGAGGTGGAGGAGCGCATCGTCTTCGATGTGGCCAAGGAGCTGACCAACCGGCCGATCGACGAGATCGAGAAGGCGCTCACCAAGGAGCACTGA
- a CDS encoding type II secretion system protein GspK, whose amino-acid sequence MSGAPRRRSGPGEGGFVLVAVLVVLALMAGVVGTASLAARGAAGSARLAADRLAADALVDGGVALAAYQLYGLGHRAADVDGQSVTFDDGTVVLGVVPETARIDLNAASAAMLAGLWRALARPGRAEAFAAAVTAWRATPADPSGAEPADDVDGAAGDTRHGPFQSVAALVSVAGVTSEDVAAMAPYLTVFNPSGTIDPRAAPRAVLASLPGVTAATVDAIVALRAGEGDIVARIRAIAPAAAGHLGLEARAYRLRVTARHRALGPTTVEAVITRGARRGALYHVLDWRAAR is encoded by the coding sequence ATGAGCGGCGCGCCACGCCGGCGATCCGGACCGGGAGAGGGCGGCTTCGTGCTGGTCGCGGTGCTGGTGGTGCTGGCGTTGATGGCGGGCGTGGTCGGCACGGCGTCGCTGGCGGCGCGCGGGGCGGCCGGGTCGGCGCGACTGGCGGCCGACCGCCTCGCCGCGGACGCGTTGGTGGACGGCGGCGTCGCGTTGGCGGCCTATCAGCTCTACGGCCTGGGGCACCGGGCCGCGGATGTCGACGGACAGTCCGTCACCTTCGACGACGGCACGGTCGTTCTCGGCGTCGTTCCGGAAACGGCGCGCATCGACCTCAACGCCGCGTCGGCCGCGATGCTCGCCGGGTTGTGGCGCGCTCTGGCCCGCCCCGGCCGCGCCGAGGCGTTCGCCGCCGCCGTCACCGCCTGGCGCGCGACGCCGGCCGACCCGTCCGGGGCCGAGCCGGCCGACGATGTGGACGGCGCCGCAGGAGACACCCGGCACGGCCCGTTCCAGAGCGTCGCGGCACTGGTGTCGGTGGCGGGAGTCACGTCCGAAGACGTCGCCGCGATGGCACCCTATCTCACCGTCTTCAACCCGTCCGGCACGATCGACCCGCGGGCCGCGCCGCGTGCCGTCCTCGCATCGCTGCCGGGGGTGACGGCCGCGACGGTCGACGCCATCGTCGCATTGCGGGCGGGTGAGGGGGACATCGTCGCCCGGATCCGTGCCATCGCCCCGGCGGCAGCCGGCCACCTCGGCCTCGAGGCGCGGGCCTACCGGCTTCGTGTCACCGCCCGCCACCGCGCCCTCGGGCCGACGACTGTGGAGGCCGTGATCACCCGCGGAGCCCGGCGCGGCGCGCTCTACCACGTTCTCGACTGGCGCGCCGCGCGGTGA
- a CDS encoding prepilin-type N-terminal cleavage/methylation domain-containing protein: protein MKRGRRRGEDGFTLLEVLVALAVLAAVSVAIQQGVVAATATVSRAAGLASAERVARSLLATPLEPGASLAPRSGTVGEHRWTMRFERLPFAPARVGEADAAAVWSPVRLRLTVTAGPAAPLEVETVRLVTTAP, encoded by the coding sequence GTGAAGCGGGGGCGCCGGCGCGGCGAGGACGGGTTCACGTTGCTGGAGGTGCTGGTGGCGCTGGCGGTTCTGGCGGCGGTCTCCGTGGCGATCCAGCAGGGGGTGGTGGCGGCGACGGCGACGGTGTCGCGCGCGGCCGGCCTGGCGAGTGCGGAGCGTGTCGCCCGGTCGCTGCTCGCGACGCCGCTGGAGCCGGGCGCGTCGCTCGCTCCGCGCTCCGGCACCGTCGGCGAGCATCGCTGGACGATGCGCTTCGAGCGGCTCCCCTTCGCCCCGGCCCGGGTCGGCGAGGCGGATGCGGCGGCGGTGTGGTCCCCGGTGCGCCTGCGCCTCACCGTCACCGCCGGCCCCGCCGCTCCGCTGGAGGTCGAGACGGTGCGCCTCGTGACGACCGCACCATGA
- the gspG gene encoding type II secretion system major pseudopilin GspG yields the protein MMTMAHLSRAARASRLRRTARRDRRGGFTLVELLVVLVILGLVMGLVAPRVLGYLTSSRERAAALQIQSLGAALDLYFIDVGAYPSATQGLEALVARPGGVAAWNGPYLQQGSVPLDPWGHPYDYAPEGGRRFTITSMGPDGRTGGNDDIAPQ from the coding sequence ATGATGACCATGGCACACCTCTCGCGCGCCGCGCGCGCCTCCCGCCTCCGGCGCACCGCAAGGCGCGACCGACGCGGCGGGTTCACCCTCGTCGAACTCCTGGTGGTGCTCGTCATCCTCGGCCTGGTGATGGGGCTCGTCGCGCCGCGGGTGCTGGGCTACCTCACGTCCTCGCGCGAGCGGGCGGCGGCGCTGCAGATCCAGTCGCTCGGTGCCGCCCTCGACCTCTACTTCATCGACGTCGGCGCCTATCCGAGCGCGACGCAGGGGCTGGAGGCGCTGGTGGCGCGGCCCGGCGGCGTGGCGGCGTGGAACGGGCCGTATCTGCAGCAGGGTAGCGTCCCGCTCGATCCCTGGGGCCATCCTTACGACTACGCGCCCGAAGGCGGCCGACGCTTCACCATCACCTCGATGGGGCCGGACGGGCGGACGGGAGGGAACGACGACATCGCGCCGCAATGA
- a CDS encoding type II secretion system F family protein, whose amino-acid sequence MERFEYRAIDASGNLAAGAIEAASVADAYDALARSGLTPLDARKVAGTRPWRERMTPDPRPEHVTAFTADLAMLLKGGVQLNEALKILADLETRAWLRRLTATLSADISAGRSFSEALARHPREFPPVYAKTVEVAEAAGRLEEALSGLAAERARAEAMRRKVVAAVAYPLFLVVAALGVLGFVLLYVIPQFEGAIAGFRDQMDPAALLVFDLSAAFRAHVDLVAIASAVVLVAGLAVKRLGEARALWLALAARLPVTRTIVSHAETMAFCRTLAILTDNGVDISTALRLIRGVLARPGAGRRVDAVTAEVRQGRRLSDALAQEALMPSHVTQMLRIGEEAGELGPAAGRVAAFYELKLEAALTRLTGILGPALMILVSLLIAWVIISVMSALIGINDLLV is encoded by the coding sequence ATGGAGCGCTTCGAGTACCGCGCGATCGATGCGTCCGGCAATCTCGCCGCCGGGGCGATCGAGGCCGCCTCGGTCGCCGATGCGTACGATGCGCTGGCCCGCTCCGGCCTCACGCCGCTCGACGCGCGCAAGGTCGCCGGCACCCGCCCCTGGCGCGAGCGGATGACGCCGGACCCGCGGCCCGAGCACGTCACCGCCTTCACCGCCGATCTCGCGATGTTGCTGAAGGGCGGCGTGCAACTCAACGAGGCGCTGAAGATCCTCGCCGACCTCGAGACGCGGGCGTGGCTGCGCCGCCTGACCGCGACGCTGTCGGCCGATATCTCCGCCGGCCGCAGCTTCTCCGAGGCATTGGCCCGTCACCCCCGCGAGTTCCCCCCGGTCTACGCCAAGACCGTGGAGGTCGCCGAGGCCGCCGGGCGGCTGGAGGAGGCGCTGTCGGGCCTCGCCGCCGAACGAGCGCGGGCCGAGGCGATGCGGCGCAAGGTGGTCGCGGCGGTGGCCTACCCGCTCTTCCTCGTGGTCGCGGCGCTGGGAGTTCTGGGCTTCGTCCTCCTCTATGTGATCCCGCAGTTCGAGGGCGCCATCGCCGGCTTCCGCGACCAGATGGACCCCGCCGCCCTCCTCGTCTTCGACCTCTCGGCGGCCTTCCGCGCCCATGTGGACCTCGTCGCGATCGCCTCGGCGGTCGTCCTCGTCGCGGGGCTCGCGGTGAAGCGGCTCGGCGAGGCGCGCGCGCTGTGGCTCGCGCTGGCGGCGCGGCTGCCGGTGACGCGCACCATCGTGTCGCACGCCGAGACCATGGCCTTCTGCCGCACGCTCGCCATCCTGACCGACAACGGTGTGGACATCTCCACCGCACTGCGGCTGATCCGCGGCGTGCTGGCCCGTCCGGGGGCGGGGCGGCGGGTGGATGCGGTGACCGCCGAGGTGCGCCAGGGGCGGCGCCTGTCCGACGCGCTGGCGCAGGAGGCGCTGATGCCCAGCCACGTGACGCAGATGCTGCGGATCGGCGAGGAGGCGGGCGAGCTGGGACCGGCCGCCGGCCGCGTCGCCGCCTTCTACGAGCTGAAGCTGGAGGCGGCGCTGACGCGGCTGACCGGCATCCTCGGCCCGGCGCTGATGATCCTGGTCAGCCTCTTGATCGCGTGGGTCATCATCTCGGTGATGTCTGCGCTCATCGGGATCAACGATCTGCTCGTATAA
- a CDS encoding prepilin peptidase codes for MPGALVPAVAAVAAAFCTAVILTMPAFGVLAPALGLAVAALCALVAVVDARTFTIPDGAVAALAGLAVVLRWAAGLATGQGTATLLPVLALDLALSAGALWAVREVFYRRRGVDVLGFGDVKLAGAAGLLVGAAGFAAALLAASLLGLVIAGGMALAGRRVDRSTKLPFGALLAPAVFAVWWMAGPSAVPL; via the coding sequence ATGCCGGGCGCCCTGGTGCCGGCCGTCGCAGCCGTCGCGGCGGCCTTTTGCACGGCCGTGATCCTCACAATGCCGGCGTTCGGCGTCCTGGCCCCGGCGCTCGGCCTCGCCGTCGCAGCGCTGTGTGCGCTCGTCGCGGTGGTCGACGCGCGCACCTTCACCATCCCCGACGGTGCGGTCGCCGCGCTCGCCGGGCTCGCGGTGGTGCTGCGCTGGGCGGCGGGGCTGGCGACGGGGCAGGGCACGGCCACGCTCCTCCCGGTGCTGGCGCTCGACCTGGCGCTGTCGGCCGGCGCATTGTGGGCGGTCCGCGAGGTGTTCTATCGCCGCCGCGGGGTCGACGTGCTGGGCTTCGGCGACGTGAAGCTGGCCGGTGCCGCGGGGCTCCTCGTCGGCGCGGCGGGTTTTGCGGCGGCGCTGCTGGCGGCGAGCCTTCTCGGACTCGTGATCGCGGGGGGGATGGCGCTCGCCGGGCGGCGGGTGGACCGCTCCACCAAGCTGCCGTTCGGGGCTCTGCTGGCGCCGGCCGTCTTCGCCGTATGGTGGATGGCGGGGCCCTCGGCGGTGCCGCTGTGA
- the gspD gene encoding type II secretion system secretin GspD: MRRVACLLAALVCVALFASCSDRGPASINGPFQNEPIFGDLRARHPKKVAPATAQGLVPLDGSVGVTQSYTETAGTDPSGGRTSGGRAAALDGSASYRLNFDDAELSQVVRAILADALQENYTTNLTLSGRVTISSERAVRRDELLAILENLLDGEGYALVETGSGYRIEQGGATPGRVDRGRGGPGWGISVVPLRYVSVDTISTILQGFVVPTDNLSLSVAENALVVRGPSGKRAEVVDAIVSFDADWMKNQSVSIFELRRAKPEDVVSELNTIFASQEENVAAGAIEFKALPRVKAVMALSKSRDLMRRASAWVRRLDIQNAKSAENVFVYRARYRNAAELANVVGELFNADTSTSRQPRRAAASNVESAFAAESTTLRDRFSEAASVLSGDPAGDIDLSSGNSESPIKVSADVANNAVVVFADGATYEKILATLKALDATPVQVAINVTIAEVRLTDQLEFGVQYFVKSKSVGLDRNVGSASLFTEVANTLQKQIPGFNFVVGSNSDPDVIISALDEITDVEILSSPSLVVVENETASLQVGDSVPVTVRQAQSVENVDAPIVNQVEFRDTGIILEVTPRIGENDAVTMKVSQEISAVASDADSLTPTFSRRRVNSAISVQSGQTVLLAGMISARRRDRDQGIPVLKDVPGVGKLFSETAKGQERTELVVLIRPVVIRDGVDAQSVAEELRMRMPILSGRDAPQGVTKR; encoded by the coding sequence CCGCTCGACGGCAGCGTCGGCGTCACCCAGTCCTATACCGAGACGGCCGGGACCGATCCGAGCGGCGGCCGTACCTCCGGCGGCCGCGCCGCCGCACTCGACGGCAGCGCGTCCTACCGGCTGAACTTCGACGATGCGGAGCTGTCCCAGGTGGTGCGCGCCATCCTCGCCGACGCGCTGCAGGAGAACTATACCACCAACCTGACCCTCTCCGGCCGCGTCACCATCTCGTCCGAGCGCGCGGTGCGGCGGGACGAGCTGCTGGCGATCCTGGAAAACCTCCTCGACGGGGAGGGCTATGCGCTGGTCGAGACGGGCTCCGGCTACCGGATCGAGCAGGGCGGGGCCACGCCGGGACGGGTCGACCGCGGGCGCGGCGGACCGGGTTGGGGCATCTCCGTGGTGCCGCTGCGATACGTCTCGGTCGACACCATCTCGACCATCCTGCAAGGCTTCGTGGTGCCGACCGACAACCTCTCGCTCAGCGTGGCGGAGAACGCGTTGGTGGTGCGCGGCCCCAGCGGCAAGCGCGCCGAGGTGGTCGACGCGATCGTCTCCTTCGATGCGGACTGGATGAAGAACCAGTCCGTCTCGATCTTCGAGCTGCGGCGGGCCAAGCCGGAAGACGTCGTCTCCGAGCTGAACACGATCTTCGCCAGCCAGGAGGAGAACGTCGCCGCCGGGGCGATCGAGTTCAAGGCGCTGCCGCGGGTGAAAGCCGTCATGGCCCTGTCCAAGAGCCGCGACCTGATGCGACGCGCCTCCGCCTGGGTCCGCCGGCTCGACATCCAGAACGCCAAGTCGGCCGAGAACGTCTTCGTCTACCGCGCGCGGTACCGCAACGCGGCGGAGCTGGCGAACGTCGTCGGCGAACTCTTCAATGCCGACACGTCCACCTCCCGCCAGCCCCGGCGCGCCGCGGCGAGCAACGTCGAGAGCGCCTTCGCGGCCGAGAGCACGACCCTGCGCGACCGCTTCTCCGAGGCCGCCTCGGTTCTCAGCGGCGATCCCGCCGGCGACATCGACCTGTCCTCCGGCAACAGCGAGAGCCCCATCAAGGTGAGCGCGGACGTCGCCAACAACGCGGTCGTCGTCTTCGCCGACGGGGCGACCTACGAGAAGATCCTCGCCACCCTCAAGGCGCTCGACGCGACGCCGGTGCAGGTGGCGATCAACGTCACCATCGCCGAGGTGCGGCTGACGGACCAGCTCGAATTCGGCGTGCAATATTTCGTCAAGTCGAAGAGCGTCGGGCTCGACCGCAACGTCGGCTCCGCCTCGCTCTTCACCGAGGTCGCCAACACGCTGCAAAAGCAGATCCCCGGGTTCAACTTCGTCGTCGGCTCCAACTCCGACCCCGACGTCATCATTTCCGCGCTCGACGAGATCACCGACGTCGAAATCCTCTCCTCGCCCTCGCTGGTGGTGGTCGAGAACGAGACCGCGTCGCTCCAGGTGGGCGATTCGGTCCCCGTCACCGTGCGCCAGGCGCAGAGCGTGGAGAACGTCGACGCGCCGATCGTCAATCAGGTGGAATTCCGCGACACCGGCATCATCCTGGAGGTGACGCCGCGGATCGGCGAGAACGACGCGGTGACGATGAAGGTGAGCCAGGAGATCTCCGCCGTCGCGAGCGACGCCGACAGCCTGACCCCGACGTTCTCGCGCCGCCGCGTCAACAGCGCGATCTCGGTCCAGAGCGGGCAGACGGTGCTGCTCGCGGGCATGATCTCCGCCCGCCGGCGCGACCGCGACCAGGGGATTCCCGTGCTGAAGGACGTGCCCGGCGTGGGCAAGCTCTTCTCCGAGACCGCCAAGGGCCAGGAGCGGACCGAGCTGGTGGTGCTGATCCGCCCGGTGGTGATCCGCGACGGCGTCGACGCGCAGTCGGTCGCCGAGGAACTGCGCATGCGCATGCCGATCCTCTCCGGCCGCGACGCGCCGCAAGGCGTCACCAAGCGCTGA